ACCAATTAACCCTACAGGTGATGACTTACACCACCAACCACCAGGAACTGCTTAAGATTGAACTGAAGTTGGGGCGCCTGAATTCTCACTCGAGGCGATGTATTGCCACTGCCAGCTCTAGAGATGACCGTGGGCACAAGCGATTTACCTGGGCTTTATGATGCATACCTCTGGTCAAACCGATCATGAAACAGTGAATCAGTTATACCCCTCAATATTTCTTCCCTTGCATGTGTTGTGTGACAACCCCTTAACTAGCTGGAGTGGCTCCACAGAGTTCAGCCCCCCCCCTCCCCTTCTTGTAGTCTACTCCCACAAATTACCCACCATTTGATGTAAACCTATTATTATGGTTGTTATGACATTTATTAGGTTCTTAGGCTTAAACTGCAAATGGGGTTGTCATTAGTCATTTTTGGTATTCAATGTCATTTTTCCCTTTTCAAGGAGTATTTGAAGATTAAATTAAAAAGTGGTGGCTTTCATTAATTTATTTGTGTTCATTTGTAAAATTGGTATTTCTCGGTGCTCATTTTCTGGGAAATAAATCCTTATAAGAGAGTTTACATGTAATCCAATTGTCACACAAAGTAATCACAAATGTTTCATGCCATTTACATGTAATCATCATCTAAGTGATTTCTTAGCATTTCTCTGCCTCCTGATTTAACTGGCCTCATATATATATTTTATCTCATGATCTAGAATTTTGATAAATAGAAAATATATGTTTAGAGTTTCTAAAGTAGTGTGATGAATGCAATTGATCAATATTAAACACAACACAGGCAACCGTAAGCTGAAAACGAATATACAAATGGTTGAAATATCCCTTCCATACATTAGCATCTAATGCACCAGCCCTAAGCTGTGTGTACTTCGAGGAAGTGAGTTTCGTGGACATGAATTTAGGTTTCTATTGTACTGTACTCTTTTATTATAGTTTTCCTTAAAAAAAAGTTATATAGCCTACAAGAGCACCCGCTGCCAGAATTAAGAATTTCACCCGCTCACTTGGTAGTAAAGTATTTTGTTTCTTTGAACTTCACACTAAGTTCAGATAGGTTGTAAATTATGGTTTTAAAATTAACAATTAAATTATTTTTtctaaaagaattatgaaattcCAATCTCGTCTGTGAGCATCAAAATAATTATTTATTGACAATGTTAAACCATGATCATTTAATTATACACATGTACATGCACATACAACTTaattagtttattattttttgttaacATTTGGAAATTCTCAGTTTGCAGAGGACGATTGATCGCTACCTGAACCACACAAAAGGGACATCTGCCAATCAGAAAACTGTTGAGCAACCAGCTGCTGGCGTCGAGGTGCAACTCTCCACCTTTCTAATACTACCGCAATTAATCTAGATGCTATACTACATATGTTTGGCTCATTATATATGCTGTGTATGTGATGTATTATATATATGTATACGGGTGCAGATGTGTAGATCTGAGGCTACTGCCTTGAAGCACAAGATAGACGCAATTGAGGCCTGCCAGAGGTGACGACAGTGGCTTGCATGCTGAATCATCAACTATTCTTAGTTCATACACGTGAAAACAACCAAGAATATGTATATGTAATCCGTTCGATCCTGGGAAATAAATTATTAAATTATACACCATATGAATGCACATGCAGGAAGCTATCTGGAGAAGGACTGGGATCCTGTTCGTCCCATGAGCTGCACGAGCTGGAGCTGCAGCTGGAGAAGAGCCTAAGCTGCATCCGGCAAAAGAAGGCAAGCTAGCAGAGCAGAATACACTAATTCggctcttctttttcttttctagcTGAATAATTACGCAATGTATAACAGTATTTATCGATCTAGTTTCTCCAAATTCTAGGCTGAATCGCTGGTGATAACACCTTTTGTTTCATTTTCAAGAGCAGCAACAGAAAATGCTGGATAAAATCTCGGAGCTGAGGGAGAAGGTATGTGTCAACATGTTCATCTGCCGTTAATTAATGTTATTATTGCACTGGACATTATATATGTGAAGAACTTGTCACCTGTATagctagttagttagttagcagaATCATAAAACAATGTATCCACGAaaaatagcatgatcaagataAGTGTGTAACATGATGGTTATGTATGTGTATTAATACAGGAGAGGAAGTTGTTGATGGAGAACTCGGTACTCCGTGAAGAGTACAAGGCGCTGCCTCTGCTAGAGCTGgcgactgctgctgctgctgaaacaTCGCCTGATGGTGCTGGagctgaagaagatgaggaggacgagcggcagcggcattACATGGAAGTGGAGACTGAGCTGGTCATTGGAAGGCCCGGGTCGTCTAGCTAGCAGCAGTAGAGAATTGATTGATTAAATCTGCTCAATCAATCAGTCCATGAAGATCGATTCAAAAATCGATCAAATATGTTTGTCCATATATAAAATCGATTCAATTAGGTCGGTGTGAGACTGGGAGATAGCGATGCAAAAAATAATTGACAGGCTGCAGCATGCGTGCAGTGCAGGTCTTATAAAAAAGAATTGGTCGCAAGATCGATCTGCATGCATatgcttttatttgtttttctatccAAATTAATTTAACGAATATATGTATGTGAAAGTCGAGCGGAATGATGTATGTGTTGGTGGAGGGTTGTTGCGTTGCCAATGCTCGATCGATGAGTTTGGTTACAGTGGCACTTGAGTATATTAGATACTCTAGCTGTGGACCATGCATGCAAGATACTTAAATATAAGCCTTTTAAAAGATTTCATTAATAAACTACATATGAagtaaaataagtgaatctacattctaaagtataccaatatacatccgtatatagtcttttAGTGGAACATCTAAaacgacttatatttaggaacggagaaagtaaatataagtctttttaaaaatttcaatATGAACTACTCTcttcgtaaactaatataagagcatttggatcactactttagtccaaacactcttatactccctccgttcctaaatataagacttttaagcgatttcattagGGAtttatatacggagcaaaatgattaaatatacactttaaagtatgtctatatacattcatatgtagtccactagtaaatttaggaatggaggaagtatTAGTTTACAGATGGAGTACATAGGAAGCAAAATAGATGAATCTattctttaaaatatgtctatatatatctgaAACTCCGCCTATGTTGTCTCCGCATAGTCGGTCCCAAGTCcgggtaaaggaggagggttgtgataggcgtggcgagccaacgtgaaaaacccagccactcttatggagatgaaacccaaaggAAACTCGTTGGGGCGTAACCCTCTTAGCGACGTGCCACATCGGAACCCGGACGTGGTGTCAAATGGGCAAAGGCCAGGccgtcacccccttggtggcgcgccgtatcttgatctggatacggtgataagtgagcaagggtcgggtcgccgcatccttagtggcgcgctgcaccgacgccccggtgtagtgaaaaatgagcaagggtcttcgcatttgactcgacgagtgcggagggtaaggaagttagccgagcctaggaggatacgcttaggtagctggaatgtagggtccctgacgggtaagttacgagagctagttgatacggcggtgaggaggcgtgttgatgtcctatgtgtccaagagaccaaatggaagggacaaaaggcgaaggaggtggaggataccggcttcaagttgtggtacacggggacaatttcaaacaagaatggagtaggcatcttggtcaacaagagccttagggatggagttgtggacgttaagaggcaaggggaccggatgatccttgtcaagatggtagttggggacttagtcctcaatgttatcagcgcgtatgccctgcaagtaggccacaatgagagcaccaagagggagttctgggaaggcctggaggacttggttaggagggtacctattggtgagaagctcttcataggaggagacctcaatggccatgtgggtacatctaacacatgttttgaaagggtgcatgggggctttggctatggcatcaggaaccaagaaggagaagatgtcctgagcttcgctctagcctacgacatggttgtagctaacaccctctttaggaagagagaatctcatctagtgacgttcagtagtggtctacactctagccagattgattttgtcctctctagaagagaagacatacgcgcttgcattgattgtaaagcgatacctggagagagtgttgtccctcaacataagcttgtggttgctgacttccgctttaggattcgtgtccaacgggataagcgcgccaaagtcgctagaacgaagtggtggaagctcaagggggaggcatcccaggctttcagggagagggtcattaaggagggcccttgggaggaaggaggcgatgcaaacttgatgtggacgagtatggcgaccttcttgcggaaggtcgctgtagaggagtttggggtgaccaagggaagtagaagggaagctaaggacacctggtggtggaacgatgaggtccagaaggttattagggagaagaaggactgtttcagatgcctatatctggacaggagtgcatctaacatggagaagtataaggtgCCGAAGAAGGCAGCAAAGCGGGCAGTGAGTGAAGCgagaggtcgggcgtatgaggacctctaccaacatttaaacactaaggaaggcgaaagggacatctataagatggccaagattagggagaggaagacgagggatgtcggcgaagtcaaatgcatcaaggacggagatgatcaacttcttgtgaaggatgaggcgatcaagcgtagatggtgggagtactttgacaacctttacaatggagaggttgatagctctaccattgagctagacgactcctttgatgataccagcatgtgctttgtgcgacgtatccaggagtgtgaggttaaggaggcgttaaaaaggatgaaagtaggcaaagcgatgggtcctgatggtatccccatcgaggtgtggagaggccttggagacatagcgatagtatggctaactaagcttttcaacctcatttttcggtcaaacaagatgcccgaagaatggaggcggagtattttagtaccaatcattaagaacaagggggatgttcaaagttgtactaattaccgcggaatcaagctgatgagccatactatgaagctatgggagagagtcattgaacaccgcttaagaaggttaACAAGCATGACCAAAAagcaatttggtttcatgcctggaaggtctaccatggaagccatcttcttggtacgacagctgatggagagatacagggagcaaaagaaagaccttcatatggtgttcattgatttggagaaggcctatgataagatacctcggaatgtcatgtggtgggccttgaagaaacacaaagtcccaataaagtacattaccctcatcaaggatatgtatgataatgttgtgacaagtgttcgaacaagtgatggcgacaccgatgacttttcgattagaatagggctacaccaagggtcagctttgagcccttgtctttttgatttggtgatggatgaggtcacaagggatatacaaggagatatcccattgtgtatgctctttgcggatgatgtggtgctagtcgatgatagccgaacgagggttaatagaaagttagagttatggaggcggactctagaatcgaaaggctttaggcttagtagaactaaaactgaatacatgaggtgcagttttagtgctactaggcacgaggatggagaggttagccttggtgggcaggtggtaccggagagagacacgtttcgatatttggggtccatgttgcagaaggatggcgatatcgatgaagacgtgggccaccgaatcaaggctgggtggatgaagtggcgccaagcttctggcgtactctgtgacaagagagtgccacaaaagctaaaaggcaggttttataggacagctatccgacctgcgatgttgtatggcgcggagtgttggccaaccaagagacgacatatccaacagttaggtgtagcagagatgcgcatgttgagatggatatgtggccacacaaggaaggatcgggtatggaatgacgatatacgagagagacttggggtagcaccgattgaagagaagttggtccagcatcgtctcagatggtttggacatattcaacggaggctgTCGGAAGTGCCGGTGCACAACGGACGGATAAAgcatgctgagaatgttaagaggggtcgtggtagaccaaacttgacatgggaggagtccgttaagagagacctgaaggtttgcaaTATCCACAaatacttagccatggacaggggtgcgtggaagttagctatccacgttccagagccatgacttggtttcgagatcttatgtGTTTCAActttagcctaccccaacttgtttgggactgaaaggcttggttgttggttgattgatatgtctatatatatatatatctgaatGTAGTTCgtattaaaatatttaaaaatactTATAGCCTTTTACATATATTAGACACCCGCTCCCCCCGCCCCAAATTTTTGAGCAAAAATATAAGTAAGAAACAACTCAAgcctcttgctggaaaaagaaaaagaaatactacaTTGAATCCCTACTGGACTGGGCCATAACAAGCTGCCTTTGAGGTCACCATTCCTCCCGTGTTGCCAGCAGCAAGAAATAGTGCCGCCCATCGACTACAGTCAACATCATGTTCTGCATGTTTATCCATTTAAATTTttattgttttttattttatttatatttatgaaATGTTTTACAATATGtatgagaaaaaaaatcaacttagtttaaaaaatgttaatgaGACGCTAAAAATTAGTGAAATTAGAAACAAATAGTTAGATcatttttaagatttttttttgcaacatTAAGAAAAAGGTTCATAACTTGAAAAGTATTCATACATATAAAAACATTGCTCATGACATTAAGAAAAACATACATCATATGAAATATGTTTGGGAAATTTTTCGTAAATGTTGATATCATTAAAACAATGTTCATGATATTTAAAAATATTCGCACATTTACAAATATTCATGACATATAATTTTGTCTCCaaccttttaattttttttgtaacATATAAAAATGATCACATGTTTACAAGCATGTTCGTAAACAATGTGAAAAATTTCAGACCTTTATTTAAAAACTTCTCAGCACTTAATTGAAAAATGACCAGatgtatatgaaaaatgtttAGCAGGATTTCTGAATTATTCAATATGTATTTGAAAAATCAtgattttaaaaacaattattgGTTAAAAGAATGTTCATGAAATGTAAAAAATGTCTGTGAAACTTTGAAAATTGTACATGATATATTATAAAATGTTCCTATACTAAAACTGGATGAAATACATATTTTATGAATTTGGAAAATGGGAATATAAAAAAGAAGAATAAagggaaaatataaaaatacatttagaaaacataaaacaaagaagaaattaAGGAAAAGGGGGAAATAAAAAACCACCAGAAAATTAGATTAAACCGCCAATAACAAAAAaccagaaacacaaaaacactgaGAGAACCTCGCTCGCTTCTGGGCCTACCTGACCCATGTCAGCGTGCGACGAGGGGATGGTAAGTCTCGGGGTAAGAGagacgtagcatgcacatatcatTAAGATAGCTATGCGAGCTGGAAAGCCTAAATGGGTCGGCAACATGTGCAGTCCAAGGGTaggtatttttttattattttgaaaTGTTTTCAAAATTAACATATAATTTTGTAAATcaattttaaaataaataaatactccCAATATTTTGAAACATAAGGCGTACAGATATTCGAAAGTTAATCATTCATGCTTGACTAATTTATATCAAAATTCACAAACATctaaaatacaaaataaatacAATATGAAAATATATTTCGTGAAGAATATAACGAGATTTTTTTTGTACCATAGACATTTAAATGTGCGTTGATTTTTGATTGAATGAATTGTTTTCCTTATGAATTTCTTATGCATATGAAGTGGGAGACATAAATGTGTtttatatatgattcatgatgctcttttatgTTTCAACTCCCACTTTTATGGGAGCGTCATAAAAATATATCAATGCTTAGCTAAACGGCATTAAACAAAAACGCTTATTGAGGGACAACCCTATATATATCTTTGGTTCCCGGACTCAGATGAGCCCGACATGAACATTAAAatcataaaaaaatagaaaaattgtttGAAAAATTCCGTTTTTTTGGTGGTGAAAGATGCATGAATGCGTGATGTTCGTACCAAATTTGAGATAATTTGAACATCGGAGAAGCTTCCAGGAAAAAAGACAAAATTGGAGGCTGTGAAAAAGTTTACTGTTATGTACTGTTTAGACCCGATTTTGTCTTTTTCGCTGAGAGCTGCTCAAATGCCGAAATGCTCTTAAATTGGCACGGAGATCAAGTACATCTTCTACCACAAAATAATTCAGAATGTTTTGAATTTGGTTTCTATTTTTTTCGTTTTAACTGTTCACCGGGAGCATCTCAGCTCGGACTCAGACATGGATTATCGAATCTAATGGCACTACTAAGTGTTTACCATGCTGAGTTTGCAAGTTTATGAGTTCTGTTTCGAAACGAGAAGTTTTTTTGTAATGTCCTGAATATTCCTGGATAATCAGAACATGAACAAATCTAAAAAAATTCACAATAAACATTTATGAGTTCTTTGTTATgtggtaaattttcataatttttggatacAAAAATATGTTAATTTATTCTTCCTTTATAGGTTGTTCTATTCAGAAAAATTAATGTTATAGTTGCATTGTTTGCTCATGTTTGCTCCAACTGTCATATCAGACCCACCTGGTTTCGCtcaatgactataaacaccaagaACCCTCTACCTTTCTTGTTTAGTTGCTCTAAGTGATTTGACAAGTGTTACACGAGCAAACCGTCCTCCTAAAGATTTGATAGAAATCGTAAGAGCGGAAAAACtagagcctaaaattgctaagtgatTGAGCATCGCCAAACAAGTAGATCAAAGTTGTACTTGTACTTTTTActcttgaggactatgcatcctccacacggttaagAGTCAGATCAAGGGCAATGAGAGTGTATTCGCTAAATAACAGGTCCGTGAAGGTCCGGAGATCACCTCAAGAGCTACCATGAGTAATTGAGAAAGTTGTGAGGAACTAAACTCAAGGACAACAAGTCGGGAACTTTTGTGTCTTTAGATATGTGGCTTGGTCTCTCCAACCTAGCGTAGAACTGTGTCGACAGTTTGAACGAGTTAACACATCACCATGTCTTCACCGAGCTACGAGTATCATTCTTCACACTACCTTTATATTTCTCTAACCCATCGGTGTttgaagaactttcccttctaccTTATTTGCTTGTGCATGTCTCTCCACACGAGGCTCATTACTAAGGGTTCAAATCCCACGTGTAGCACCTACTTTTTTTCTTCAGATTttttgaaataacacatgcaggtGGGTATGCTTTCTAATTAGAACAACTAAAAGtgttttttcatttattttttcagtacatgtagtgCCATTGGACATAGTACAAATGAATTGAGCTACCATGTATTATCACTAACCAAATACTAGCCCAAAATGAAACCTTTGTCTCCACAT
This genomic stretch from Hordeum vulgare subsp. vulgare chromosome 6H, MorexV3_pseudomolecules_assembly, whole genome shotgun sequence harbors:
- the LOC123403908 gene encoding MADS-box protein SOC1-like isoform X1, whose protein sequence is MAPSSPEAAVPEGGEQQQIVAAAAAAAAKKGGGKRGRREMRRIEDATSRQVTFSKRRSGLLKKAFELGVLCDAEVALIVFSPRGRLYEYASAPDLQRTIDRYLNHTKGTSANQKTVEQPAAGVEMCRSEATALKHKIDAIEACQRKLSGEGLGSCSSHELHELELQLEKSLSCIRQKKQQKMLDKISELREKERKLLMENSVLREEYKALPLLELATAAAAETSPDGAGAEEDEEDERQRHYMEVETELVIGRPGSSS
- the LOC123403908 gene encoding MADS-box transcription factor 56-like isoform X2, with the protein product MAPSSPEAAVPEGGEQQQIVAAAAAAAAKKGGGKRGRREMRRIEDATSRQVTFSKRRSGLLKKAFELGVLCDAEVALIVFSPRGRLYEYASAPDLQRTIDRYLNHTKGTSANQKTVEQPAAGVEMCRSEATALKHKIDAIEACQRKLSGEGLGSCSSHELHELELQLEKSLSCIRQKKSSNRKCWIKSRS